Proteins co-encoded in one Ananas comosus cultivar F153 linkage group 15, ASM154086v1, whole genome shotgun sequence genomic window:
- the LOC109720969 gene encoding aldehyde oxidase GLOX-like — protein MDLLSSAHIPVLLFFFHLIFNAAAAAAAAGRWHLLQGSIGVSAMHMQLLHNDRVIIFDRTDVGPSKLALAGGACRHDPNELDMKVDCTAHSAEYNVAANTFRPLTVVTDTWCSSGTVAPDGTLVQTGGFNDGDHNARTFRPCANAAACDWTEHPNALAVRRWYATNQILPDGRAIIIGGTGQFNYEFYPKTNAADAAEIPLPFLSQTHDPEENNLYPFVHLNIDGNLFIYANNRAILFDYVRNAVVRTYPEMPGGNPRNYPSTGSSVLLPLKPAPTEAEVLVCGGAPTGSWVQASQHGNFLPALATCGRIKITDAAPAWAMETMPMPRVMGDMVLLPSGEVLIINGAGTGAAGWEIGHNPVLAPVLYHPDAAPGKRFAVQAQGTVPRLYHSTAVLLRDGRVLVGGSNPHERYVFTNVEYPTELSLEAFSPEYLDPAFAALRPQIISPLLLINHGRPILLRFRVGQPSANGVSVTMASPAFATHSFSMNQRLLILETMKPRAVGGVAGVYEVVAMAPATAMLAPPGYYMVFVVNNGIPSEGVWAQVL, from the exons ATGGACTTATTATCATCAGCGCATATTCCtgttctcctcttctttttccatCTCATATTTAATgcagccgccgcggccgccgctgcAGGACGGTGGCACCTCCTGCAGGGCAGCATCGGCGTGTCGGCCATGCACATGCAGCTCCTCCACAACGACCGCGTCATCATTTTTGACCGCACCGACGTCGGCCCCTCCAAACTCGCCCTCGCCGGCGGCGCCTGCCGCCACGACCCCAATGAACTCGACATGAAAGTCGACTGCACTGCGCACTCCGCCGAGTACAACGTCGCCGCCAACACCTTCCGTCCGCTCACCGTCGTCACCGACACCTGGTGCTCGTCCGGCACCGTTGCCCCCGACGGCACCCTCGTCCAGACCGGTGGGTTCAATGACGGCGACCACAACGCCCGCACCTTCCGCCCGTGCGCGAATGCCGCCGCCTGCGACTGGACGGAGCATCCGAACGCCCTCGCGGTCCGCCGCTGGTACGCCACCAACCAAATCCTCCCCGACGGCCGCGCGATCATAATCGGCGGCACCGGCCAATTCAACTACGAATTCTACCCTAAAACCAATGCCGCCGATGCCGCTGAAATTCCCCTCCCCTTCCTGTCGCAAACACACGACCCCGAAGAGAACAATCTCTACCCGTTCGTCCACCTCAATATCGACGGCAACTTATTCATATACGCGAACAACCGCGCCATACTATTCGACTATGTGAGAAACGCGGTGGTTAGGACGTACCCGGAAATGCCGGGCGGCAACCCCAGAAACTATCCGAGTACGGGATCTTCGGTGCTGCTGCCGCTGAAGCCGGCGCCGACTGAAGCCGAAGTGCTCGTCTGCGGCGGGGCCCCGACAGGGTCCTGGGTGCAGGCGTCGCAGCACGGGAACTTCCTGCCCGCGCTGGCTACCTGCGGCAGGATTAAGATCACCGACGCGGCGCCGGCGTGGGCGATGGAGACGATGCCGATGCCGAGGGTGATGGGCGACATGGTGCTGCTGCCGTCCGGCGAG GTGCTCATAATAAACGGGGCGGGTACGGGGGCGGCGGGGTGGGAGATTGGCCACAATCCTGTGCTGGCGCCAGTTTTGTACCATCCAGACGCAGCGCCCGGCAAACGATTTGCGGTGCAAGCCCAGGGAACAGTTCCCCGGCTGTACCACTCGACGGCGGTGCTGCTCCGCGATGGTCGGGTGCTTGTCGGGGGGAGCAACCCACACGAGCGCTACGTATTCACGAACGTTGAGTACCCGACGGAGCTCAGCCTCGAGGCTTTCTCGCCGGAGTACCTCGACCCCGCCTTTGCAGCCTTGCGGCCGCAAATCATTTCTCCCCTACTCCTTATAAACCACGGGAGGCCGATCCTTCTGCGGTTCCGCGTAGGTCAACCGTCGGCGAACGGCGTGTCGGTCACGATGGCATCGCCAGCATTCGCGACGCACTCGTTCTCAATGAACCAGAGGCTGCTGATTCTGGAGACGATGAAGCCGAGGGCGGTAGGAGGCGTGGCGGGGGTTTACGAGGTGGTCGCGATGGCGCCGGCGACGGCGATGCTGGCGCCGCCGGGGTACTATATGGTGTTTGTGGTGAATAATGGGATTCCAAGTGAGGGCGTATGGGCACAGGTACTTTGA